The following DNA comes from Cellulomonas soli.
GATCAAGCCCGGGCTGAACCCGGGCATCGAGTTCCGCGGCGGCTCGGAGTTCGTGATCTCAGGGGTCACGGACACCGAGCAGCAGTCGGCCATCGACGCGGTGCAGTCGATCGCGCCCGAGGAGTCGCCCCGCGTGGCGACGCTGGGCACGAGCTCGCTGCGTGTGCAGACCGCCGAGCTCACCAACGACGAGGTCGAGAAGGTCAAGGCGGCACTCGCCGAGGCGTACGGCGTCTCGACGGACGAGGTGACCAGCTCGTTCATCGGTCCGACGTGGGGTCAGGACGTCTCGCAGAAGGCTCTGCGCGGCCTCGCGGTCTTCCTGGTGTTCGTGACCATCGTGATGACCGTCTACTTCCGCAACTGGCGGATGGCCCTGGCGGCGCTCATCGCGCTGTTCCACGACCTCGTGATCACGGTGGGCATCTACGCCGGGGTCGGCTGGGAGGTCACACCGGCGACCGTCATCGGGTTCCTCACGATCCTCGGGTACTCGATCTACGACACCGTGGTGGTGTTCGACAAGGTCCGCGAGAACACGGCGGACGCGCTCCAGCAGTCCCGGTACACGTACGCCGAGAAGGCGAACCTCGCCGTCAACCAGACGCTGGTCCGGTCGATCAACACCTCGGTCGTCGCCCTCCTGCCGGTCACCGCGATCCTCTTCGTCGGCACGTTCATCCTGGGCGCCGGCACCCTGCGCGACATCGCGCTGGCGCTGTTCATCGGTATGGCGATCGGGACGTTCTCCTCGATCTTCCTGGCCACGCCGCTCGAGGTCACGCTGCGCGAGCGGGAGCCCGCGATCCGCGCGCACACCCGGAAGGTCCTCGAGGCACGGGCGCACGCGGCTGGTCTGGAGGGCGCCGAGGGTGCCGCGGACCAGGCGCTCGTCCCCTCCGTCCAGGTCGGCGCGTTGCGTCCCGGTGCCCACCAGGGCACGGCGGCGCAGCCCAAGCGGAAGCCGCGGCGATGACGACAGGCATCCTCGACCCTCGTGCTGCGCTCGTGGCACGGATCGACGCACTCGTGCGCCTGGTTCCCGACTACCCGCAGGCCGGCGTGCTCTTCCGTGACATCACCCCGCTGCTCGCCGACGCCTCAGCGTTCGCCGAGGTGATCGAGGCGATCGCGGCCGACGTGCCGGGCCCGGTCGACCTGGTGGCCGGTATGGAGGCCCGTGGGTTCCTGCTCGCTGCGCCGGTCGCGGTGGCACTCGGCGCCGGGCTGCTGCCGGTGCGCAAGGCGGGCAAGCTGCCGGGGCCGACCGAGGCCGAGACCTACGAGCTCGAGTACGGCACGGCGACCGTGGAGATCCACCCGTCGACCGTGCCTGCGGGTTCGCGCGTCCTGGTGATCGACGACGTGCTCGCCACGGGCGGTACCGCAGCCGCGACCGTCACGCTGCTGGAGCGGTGCGGGGCCGAGATCGTGGGCCTGTCGTTCCTGGTCGAGATCGCCGCGCTCGAGGGGCGCGCGCGACTCGCAGGACGCGCGGTGGACGCGCTGGTGCAGGTGCCCTGACCGGACGGTCGTAGACTGCTGCGAATCCGGTCCCCCTACGCGAGCGCGCCGTCACGGCAGGTCGTTCAGTCCGTGGCGGGCGGCCCTGAGGCGGAGGAGGGGGCGCGATGAGCGAGGACGTACGGCCGACGCAGTCGGCGGAGCCGCGCACCGAGACCCCCGTCACCGGGATCGACACGGCGGCCGTCTCGTCGGGGCGCGTCCGTGCTCGGCTCGCCCGGTTCGGCGCGCGCGGCGGGGTGGCGTTCCCGGCTCTCGAGCCGGTGCTGCAGGCAGCCCGCACCAACCACCCGAAGGCCGACCTGACGGTCGTCGAGCAGGCGTACGTGGTCGCCGAGAAGGCGCACCGGGGGCAGCTGCGCAAGAGCGGCGACCCGTACATCACGCATCCGGTGGCCGTCGCGACGATCCTGGCCGAGCTCGGCATGACACCGTCGACCCTGGCCGCCGCGCTGCTGCACGACACCGTCGAGGACACCGACTACTCGCTCGAGCAGCTCCGCCGCGAGTTCGGGCCCGAGGTCGCGATGCTCGTCGACGGCGTCACCAAGCTCGACAAGGTGACGTACGGGGACGCCGCGCAGGCCGAGACCGTCCGCAAGATGGTCGTGGCGATGTCCCGCGACATCCGCGTGCTCGTCATCAAGCTCGCCGACCGGCTGCACAACGCCCGGACCTGGAAGTTCGTCTCGTCGGCCTCGGCCGAGAAGAAGGCCCGCGAGACCCTCGAGATCTACGCCCCGCTGGCGCACCGCCTGGGCATGAACACGATCAAGTGGGAGCTCGAGGACCTGTCGTTCGCGACGCTGTACCCCAAGGTCTACGACGAGATCGTGCACCTGGTCGCCGAGCGCGCACCGGCGCGCGAGGAGTACCTGGCGGTCGTCCGCGAGCAGGTCGGTGCCGACCTGCGCAACGCGAAGATCAAGGCGACCGTCAGCGGTCGTCCGAAGCACTACTACTCGATCTACCAGAAGATGATCGTCCGCGGCCGCGACTTCGCTGACATCTACGACCTGGTGGGCGTCCGGGTGCTGGTCGACTCGGTGCGGGACTGCTACGGCGCGCTGGGCGCGCTGCACGCGCGGTGGAACCCGGTCCCCGGCCGGTTCAAGGACTACATCGCGATGCCGAAGTTCAACCTGTACCAGTCGCTGCACACGACGGTGATCGGGCCCGGCGGCAAACCGGTCGAGATCCAGATCCGCACGCACGACATGCACAGGCGGGCCGAGTACGGGGTCGCGGCGCACTGGAAGTACAAGGAGTCCGCCAAGAGCGTCGCCGGGCAGGACACCACCGGCAACGACATGGTGTGGCTGCGCCAGCTGGTCGACTGGCAGAAGGAGACGGCGGACCCGACGGAGTTCCTCGACTCGCTGCGTTTCGAGATCGCCGGGGCCGAGGTCTACGTCTTCACGCCCAAGGGCGACGTCGTGGCGCTGCCCGCCGGGTCGACGCCCGTGGACTTCGCCTACGCCGTGCACACCGAGGTCGGTCACCGGACGATGGGTGCCCGGGTGAACGGGCGGCTCGTCCCGCTGGACTCCACGCTCGAGAACGGGGACGTCGTCGACGTCTTCACGTCCAAGTCGGAGACCGCCGGCCCGAGCCGGGACTGGCTCGGGTTCGTCAAGAGCCCCCGTGCGCGCAACAAGATCCGCCAGTGGTTCTCCAAGGAGCGCCGCGAGGAGGCCGTCGAGCACGGCAAGGACGCGATCGCCAAGGCGATGCGCAAGCAGAACCTGCCGATCCAGCGGCTGCTCTCGCACGAGTCGCTCGTCACGCTCGCGCACGAGATGCGGCACGCCGACGTCTCCGCCCTGTACGCCGCGGTGGGCGAGGGCCAGGTGTCGGCCGCCACGGTCGTGCAGCGACTCGTGCACTCGATGGGCGGGGAGCCTGCGGCCGAGGAGGACATCGCCGAGACCGCCCGCCCGGGGTCCTCCGCCCGGCGGGTGCGTACCGGTGACACCGGGGTCGTGGTCAAGGGTGTCGACGACATCTGGGTCAAGCTCGCCAAGTGCTGCACGCCGGTGCCCGGCGACGACATCGTCGGCTTCGTCACACGCGGCGCCGGGGTCAGCGTCCACCGCTCGGACTGCATCAACGTGGAGAGCCTGCGACGCCAGCCCGAGCGGCTGGTCGACGTCGCCTGGAGCCATACCGGCTCGTCGCTCTTCCTCGTGCAGATCCAGGTCGAGGCGCTCGACCGCAGCCGGCTGCTGTCCGACGTGACCCGGGTGCTGTCCGACCACCACGTCAACATCCTGTCCGCGACGGTGTCGACGTCGCGGGACCGGGTCGCGCTGTCACGGTTCGTCTTCGAGATGGCCGAGCCCTCGCACCTGGCGTCGGTGCTCTCTGCCGTCCGCAAGGTCGAGGGCGTCTTCGACGTCTACCGGATCACGGGGTCGAAGGCGGCCGAGGAGCCGGTCATCCGCGCCTGAGCCGCTCTCGTGCGCCCGGTCCGTCGCGTGCGGTGCCGTCGGCTCAGGGCACCAGCTCGATCAGGAGCGTGCGCGCGTCCCGCACGCCACGTTGCCCGGCCATCGGTGCGAGCATGCCGAGGGCGGCGCCCGGGTCGAAGCCGACCTGGAGGAGCCCGCCGAGCACCTCGCGCGCCACCGCGACGGGAAGCAGACGGGCGACGTCGACCCCC
Coding sequences within:
- the secF gene encoding protein translocase subunit SecF — protein: MAAGFAQWGNDLYTGRRSYDIVGRRRVWYTISAVLVLITAVLLIKPGLNPGIEFRGGSEFVISGVTDTEQQSAIDAVQSIAPEESPRVATLGTSSLRVQTAELTNDEVEKVKAALAEAYGVSTDEVTSSFIGPTWGQDVSQKALRGLAVFLVFVTIVMTVYFRNWRMALAALIALFHDLVITVGIYAGVGWEVTPATVIGFLTILGYSIYDTVVVFDKVRENTADALQQSRYTYAEKANLAVNQTLVRSINTSVVALLPVTAILFVGTFILGAGTLRDIALALFIGMAIGTFSSIFLATPLEVTLREREPAIRAHTRKVLEARAHAAGLEGAEGAADQALVPSVQVGALRPGAHQGTAAQPKRKPRR
- a CDS encoding adenine phosphoribosyltransferase — protein: MTTGILDPRAALVARIDALVRLVPDYPQAGVLFRDITPLLADASAFAEVIEAIAADVPGPVDLVAGMEARGFLLAAPVAVALGAGLLPVRKAGKLPGPTEAETYELEYGTATVEIHPSTVPAGSRVLVIDDVLATGGTAAATVTLLERCGAEIVGLSFLVEIAALEGRARLAGRAVDALVQVP
- a CDS encoding RelA/SpoT family protein — translated: MSEDVRPTQSAEPRTETPVTGIDTAAVSSGRVRARLARFGARGGVAFPALEPVLQAARTNHPKADLTVVEQAYVVAEKAHRGQLRKSGDPYITHPVAVATILAELGMTPSTLAAALLHDTVEDTDYSLEQLRREFGPEVAMLVDGVTKLDKVTYGDAAQAETVRKMVVAMSRDIRVLVIKLADRLHNARTWKFVSSASAEKKARETLEIYAPLAHRLGMNTIKWELEDLSFATLYPKVYDEIVHLVAERAPAREEYLAVVREQVGADLRNAKIKATVSGRPKHYYSIYQKMIVRGRDFADIYDLVGVRVLVDSVRDCYGALGALHARWNPVPGRFKDYIAMPKFNLYQSLHTTVIGPGGKPVEIQIRTHDMHRRAEYGVAAHWKYKESAKSVAGQDTTGNDMVWLRQLVDWQKETADPTEFLDSLRFEIAGAEVYVFTPKGDVVALPAGSTPVDFAYAVHTEVGHRTMGARVNGRLVPLDSTLENGDVVDVFTSKSETAGPSRDWLGFVKSPRARNKIRQWFSKERREEAVEHGKDAIAKAMRKQNLPIQRLLSHESLVTLAHEMRHADVSALYAAVGEGQVSAATVVQRLVHSMGGEPAAEEDIAETARPGSSARRVRTGDTGVVVKGVDDIWVKLAKCCTPVPGDDIVGFVTRGAGVSVHRSDCINVESLRRQPERLVDVAWSHTGSSLFLVQIQVEALDRSRLLSDVTRVLSDHHVNILSATVSTSRDRVALSRFVFEMAEPSHLASVLSAVRKVEGVFDVYRITGSKAAEEPVIRA